One region of Streptomyces davaonensis JCM 4913 genomic DNA includes:
- the lnt gene encoding apolipoprotein N-acyltransferase — MQRFGHWFDSPWRRSLLAALAGALPVLAFPAPALWWFAYVALVPWILLLRTAPTARRALYDGWCGGFGFMLAMHHWLLPNLHVFTFVIAALLGALWAPWGWLVRHFLAGTPGPGRVAGALAVLPSGWLMVELVRSWEGLGGPWGMLGASQWQVTAALRLASVGGVWLVSFLLVALNVAVAVLVSVRAARVPAVAGLVATATVTSVAWVWSPRPDTDGRSRIAVVQPGVIQGADSGEQRFAVEERLTRELVGEDLDLIVWGESSVGFDLASRPDLAARLADHSRVTGAPVLVNVDARRSDKPGIYKSSVLVGPEGLTGDRYDKMRLVPFGEYVPARSLLGWATSVGEAAGEDRRRGSEQVVMRTGNGLRVGPMVCFESAFPDMSRRLVEDRAQVLVAQSATSTFQQSWAPEQHASLAALRAAESGRPMVHSTLTGVSAVYDASGQRVGDWLGTDASAAQVYDVPLAQGTTLYVRFGDWPVRAALLILAAWCLGEGVRTLRVRRPAPGPRVPPARTAHGSPARPGR, encoded by the coding sequence ATGCAGAGGTTCGGCCACTGGTTCGACTCCCCGTGGCGGCGTTCGCTGCTCGCCGCGCTGGCCGGCGCCCTGCCCGTCCTCGCCTTCCCGGCCCCCGCGCTGTGGTGGTTCGCCTACGTCGCCCTGGTCCCCTGGATCCTCCTGCTGCGCACCGCCCCGACCGCCCGCCGGGCGCTGTACGACGGCTGGTGCGGCGGCTTCGGGTTCATGCTGGCCATGCACCACTGGCTGCTGCCGAACCTGCATGTCTTCACTTTCGTGATCGCCGCCCTGCTCGGCGCGCTGTGGGCCCCGTGGGGCTGGCTGGTGCGCCACTTCCTCGCCGGGACGCCGGGGCCGGGCCGGGTCGCGGGCGCCCTGGCCGTACTGCCCTCGGGCTGGCTGATGGTCGAACTGGTCCGCTCCTGGGAGGGCTTGGGCGGGCCGTGGGGGATGCTCGGCGCCTCGCAGTGGCAGGTGACGGCGGCGCTGCGGCTCGCCTCGGTCGGCGGGGTCTGGCTGGTCAGCTTCCTGCTGGTGGCGCTGAATGTGGCCGTCGCCGTCCTGGTGTCGGTGCGCGCCGCCCGCGTGCCCGCCGTGGCCGGACTGGTCGCCACGGCCACCGTCACCTCGGTGGCCTGGGTCTGGTCCCCGCGCCCGGACACCGACGGGCGGTCCCGGATCGCGGTGGTCCAGCCGGGCGTGATCCAGGGCGCCGACAGCGGCGAGCAGCGCTTCGCGGTGGAGGAGCGGCTCACCCGTGAACTCGTCGGCGAGGACCTCGACCTGATCGTGTGGGGGGAGAGCAGCGTCGGCTTCGACCTGGCCAGTCGCCCCGATCTGGCGGCCCGGCTCGCGGATCACTCGCGCGTGACCGGCGCCCCGGTCCTCGTCAACGTCGACGCCCGACGCTCCGACAAGCCCGGCATCTACAAGAGTTCGGTCCTGGTCGGCCCCGAGGGCCTGACCGGCGACCGCTACGACAAGATGCGGCTCGTGCCGTTCGGCGAGTACGTCCCGGCCCGCTCACTGCTGGGCTGGGCGACCTCGGTCGGCGAGGCGGCGGGCGAGGACCGGCGGCGCGGTTCCGAGCAGGTCGTGATGAGGACCGGGAACGGCCTGCGGGTCGGGCCCATGGTGTGCTTCGAGTCGGCGTTCCCCGACATGAGCCGCCGACTGGTCGAGGACCGCGCCCAGGTACTCGTCGCGCAGTCCGCGACCTCGACCTTCCAGCAGAGCTGGGCCCCCGAGCAGCACGCCTCGCTCGCTGCCCTGCGCGCCGCCGAGAGCGGCCGCCCGATGGTGCACTCGACGCTGACCGGCGTCTCCGCGGTGTACGACGCGAGCGGGCAGCGCGTCGGCGACTGGCTCGGCACCGACGCGAGCGCGGCCCAGGTGTACGACGTACCGCTCGCCCAGGGGACCACGCTCTACGTCCGGTTCGGCGACTGGCCCGTGCGGGCGGCGCTGCTGATCCTCGCCGCCTGGTGCCTGGGCGAGGGAGTGCGGACCCTGCGGGTCAGGCGGCCCGCTCCTGGACCGCGCGTACCACCCGCTCGCACAGCTCATGGGTCGCCAGCGCGTCCCGGGCGCTGA
- a CDS encoding nuclear transport factor 2 family protein, translating into MTQRVELATVMDRLAVDGLITEYAVAVDDGDWEAYRGLFAPAGRADYRSAGGIEGDARQVADWLAESMRLFPMRQHLIVNRRLRFGILEQDTGDTAHVQADYVNPMRFAQDGAASAAPDFVCGGRYTFGLTRTYDGWRLSEVVVREKWRRLPEPAATR; encoded by the coding sequence ATGACGCAGCGTGTGGAGCTCGCGACCGTGATGGACCGGCTGGCCGTCGACGGTCTGATCACCGAGTACGCGGTGGCGGTCGACGACGGCGACTGGGAGGCGTACCGCGGGCTGTTCGCCCCCGCCGGGCGCGCCGACTACCGTTCGGCGGGCGGCATCGAGGGCGATGCCCGGCAGGTCGCCGACTGGCTGGCGGAGAGCATGCGGCTGTTCCCGATGCGCCAGCACCTCATCGTCAACCGCCGACTCCGCTTCGGGATCCTGGAGCAGGACACCGGCGACACCGCCCACGTCCAGGCCGACTACGTCAACCCGATGCGCTTCGCCCAGGACGGCGCCGCCTCGGCCGCCCCCGACTTCGTCTGCGGCGGCCGCTACACCTTCGGCCTGACCCGCACCTACGACGGCTGGCGGCTGAGCGAGGTCGTCGTACGGGAGAAGTGGCGGCGGCTGCCGGAACCGGCCGCGACACGATGA
- a CDS encoding undecaprenyl-diphosphate phosphatase — protein MSWFESLILGLVQGLTEFLPVSSSAHLRLTAAFSGWEDPGAAFTAITQIGTETAVLIYFRKDIGRILLAWSKSLTNKAMRRDHDAQMGWLVIVGSIPIGVLGLTLKEQIEGPFRDLRITATMLIVVGVIIGVADRLAARDEAGGRHRAAKQRKELQDLNVRDGLIFGLCQSAALIPGVSRSGATISGGLFMGYNREAAARYSFLLAIPAVLASGLFELKDAMEAGGTDWGPTIFATIIAFFSGYAVIAWFMKFISTKSFMPFVWYRIALGILIIVLVATGALSPDAGEPAH, from the coding sequence ATGTCTTGGTTTGAATCCCTCATCCTCGGACTCGTCCAGGGGCTGACCGAGTTCCTCCCCGTGTCCTCCAGCGCGCACTTGCGGTTGACCGCGGCGTTCTCCGGCTGGGAGGACCCGGGCGCGGCCTTCACCGCGATCACCCAGATCGGCACGGAGACCGCCGTGCTGATCTACTTCCGCAAGGACATCGGGCGGATCCTGCTGGCCTGGTCGAAGTCGCTCACGAACAAGGCGATGCGCCGCGATCACGACGCCCAGATGGGCTGGCTGGTGATCGTCGGATCGATCCCGATCGGGGTGCTCGGGCTGACGCTGAAGGAGCAGATCGAGGGCCCGTTCCGCGATCTGCGCATCACGGCGACCATGCTGATCGTGGTCGGCGTCATCATCGGTGTCGCCGACCGGCTGGCGGCGCGCGACGAGGCCGGGGGCCGGCACCGCGCGGCCAAGCAGCGCAAGGAACTCCAGGATCTCAACGTCCGGGACGGCCTGATCTTCGGCCTGTGCCAGTCCGCGGCCCTGATCCCGGGCGTCTCCCGCTCCGGCGCGACCATCAGCGGCGGCCTGTTCATGGGCTACAACCGCGAGGCGGCGGCCCGCTACTCCTTCCTCCTCGCGATCCCCGCGGTGCTCGCCTCCGGCCTGTTCGAGCTGAAGGACGCGATGGAGGCCGGGGGAACCGACTGGGGCCCGACGATCTTCGCGACGATCATCGCCTTCTTCTCCGGCTACGCGGTCATCGCCTGGTTCATGAAGTTCATCTCGACCAAGAGCTTCATGCCGTTCGTCTGGTACCGCATCGCTCTCGGCATCCTGATCATCGTGCTCGTCGCCACGGGTGCGCTGAGCCCGGACGCGGGCGAGCCCGCGCACTAG
- a CDS encoding alpha/beta fold hydrolase: MATVRVSGVEVGYARVGDGQGPPLVLVHGAGLDGRMWQPQAQALAADFTVVAWDEPGAGRSSDVPAGFALADYARALAAVVEDLGLGAAHVAGLSWGGTVVLELYRLRPDLVKTLILIDTYAGWKGSLPPEEVAVRVMGAERMLAAPRERFDPTLPGLFAGDGPPEEFVGLLDAMQREVRPETLGAQLAIMAEADLTDVLPRITVPTLLLWGEADIRSPLGVARDFAAAIPDAELVVLPGVGHMSNLEDPAGVTGALRAFCRAHASA, encoded by the coding sequence ATGGCAACCGTGCGGGTCAGCGGCGTGGAGGTCGGCTACGCGCGCGTGGGAGACGGTCAGGGGCCGCCTCTGGTTCTGGTGCACGGGGCCGGTCTCGACGGCCGGATGTGGCAACCGCAGGCGCAGGCGCTGGCCGCCGATTTCACGGTCGTCGCCTGGGACGAGCCGGGCGCCGGGCGGTCCTCCGACGTGCCCGCCGGGTTCGCTCTCGCCGACTACGCGCGTGCCCTCGCCGCCGTCGTCGAGGACCTGGGACTCGGCGCCGCGCACGTGGCCGGGCTCTCCTGGGGCGGCACCGTCGTGCTGGAGCTGTACCGGCTCCGCCCGGACCTGGTGAAGACGTTGATCCTCATCGACACCTACGCCGGCTGGAAGGGCTCGCTGCCGCCCGAGGAGGTGGCCGTGCGGGTCATGGGCGCCGAGCGGATGCTCGCGGCGCCGCGGGAGAGGTTCGATCCGACGCTGCCGGGACTGTTCGCGGGGGACGGTCCGCCCGAGGAGTTCGTGGGCCTGCTCGACGCGATGCAGCGCGAGGTGCGCCCGGAGACCCTCGGGGCGCAGCTCGCCATCATGGCCGAGGCCGATCTGACCGACGTACTCCCGCGGATCACGGTGCCGACCCTGCTGCTGTGGGGCGAGGCCGACATACGGTCGCCGCTCGGCGTGGCCCGGGACTTCGCGGCGGCGATCCCGGACGCCGAGCTGGTGGTGCTGCCCGGCGTGGGGCACATGAGCAATCTGGAGGACCCGGCGGGCGTCACGGGGGCGTTGCGGGCGTTCTGTCGCGCGCACGCGTCGGCGTAA
- a CDS encoding winged helix-turn-helix transcriptional regulator, whose product MPAPKDPRPCSIADALALVGEKYSLLVLREVCLGNGRFDQLVRNIGAPRDVLATRLRRLVDAGILTKRAYSERPRRFEYRPTQAGLELEPVLMTLMAWGDRHLRTDDNRPMVIEHVCGHELLPVVTCTACGDRVRHEDLTAHPQAEGWTVAGPTAVA is encoded by the coding sequence ATGCCCGCCCCCAAGGACCCGCGCCCCTGTTCCATCGCCGACGCACTGGCGCTGGTCGGCGAGAAGTACTCTTTGCTCGTCCTGCGCGAGGTGTGCCTCGGCAACGGCCGCTTCGATCAGCTGGTGCGCAACATCGGCGCCCCGCGCGACGTCCTCGCGACCCGGCTGCGCCGCCTCGTGGACGCCGGGATCCTGACCAAGCGGGCCTACAGCGAGCGGCCGCGGCGCTTCGAGTACCGACCCACCCAGGCCGGTCTGGAGCTGGAGCCGGTCCTGATGACCCTGATGGCATGGGGCGACCGGCACCTGCGCACCGATGACAACCGACCGATGGTCATCGAGCACGTCTGCGGCCATGAACTGCTGCCGGTCGTCACCTGCACGGCGTGCGGCGACCGGGTCCGGCACGAGGACCTCACGGCGCATCCGCAGGCCGAGGGCTGGACGGTGGCGGGGCCGACCGCGGTGGCGTGA
- a CDS encoding thiolase family protein, translating into MRDAVIVEAVRTPIGKGKPGGALSHVHPVELLAHTLRTLVERSGVDPALVDDVIGGTVDQVGEQAMNTTRYAALSAGFPESVPATTVDRQCGSSQQAVHFAAQGVMAGAYDLVVACGVESMSRVPMWSNVPPGKDPFGPGVAERYPEGLVPQGISAELIAAKWSITRDQMDAFAVSSHQKAAAAWEKGFFDAEVAPLDGVARDECVRPNSSTEILAGLKPAYHDPAFAERFPQIEWNVTAGNASPINDGASAVLITSSETAARLGLRPLARLHSFSVTGSDPLLMLTGVIPATEKVLRRASLTLDDIDLFEVNEAFSSVVLAWRQETGADLAKVNVNGGAIALGHPLGASGTRLTTTLVHAMRERGARYGLQTMCEAGGLANAMILESV; encoded by the coding sequence ATGCGTGACGCAGTGATCGTCGAAGCCGTACGCACTCCCATAGGCAAGGGCAAGCCCGGCGGCGCCCTTTCCCATGTCCACCCCGTCGAGCTCCTCGCCCACACCCTGCGCACCCTCGTCGAGCGCTCCGGCGTCGACCCGGCGCTGGTCGACGACGTCATCGGCGGCACCGTCGACCAGGTCGGCGAGCAGGCCATGAACACCACCCGCTACGCCGCCCTGTCGGCCGGGTTCCCCGAGTCGGTGCCCGCGACCACCGTGGACCGCCAGTGCGGCTCCTCCCAGCAGGCCGTGCACTTCGCCGCCCAGGGCGTCATGGCGGGGGCCTACGACCTCGTCGTGGCCTGTGGTGTGGAGTCCATGAGCCGGGTGCCGATGTGGTCGAACGTCCCGCCCGGCAAGGACCCCTTCGGGCCCGGCGTCGCCGAGCGCTACCCGGAGGGCCTGGTCCCGCAGGGCATCAGCGCCGAGCTCATCGCCGCGAAGTGGTCCATCACCCGCGACCAGATGGACGCCTTCGCGGTCTCCTCGCACCAGAAGGCGGCCGCCGCCTGGGAGAAGGGTTTCTTCGACGCCGAGGTCGCGCCCCTGGACGGCGTCGCCCGCGACGAGTGCGTACGGCCGAACAGCAGCACCGAGATCCTGGCCGGTCTTAAGCCCGCCTACCACGACCCCGCGTTCGCCGAGCGCTTCCCGCAGATCGAGTGGAACGTGACCGCGGGCAACGCCAGCCCCATCAACGACGGCGCCTCCGCCGTCCTGATCACGTCCAGCGAGACGGCCGCCCGGCTCGGCCTGCGCCCGCTGGCCCGCCTGCACAGCTTCTCCGTCACCGGCTCCGACCCGCTGCTCATGCTGACCGGAGTCATCCCGGCCACCGAGAAGGTCCTGCGCAGGGCATCACTGACGCTGGACGACATCGACCTGTTCGAGGTCAACGAGGCCTTCTCCAGCGTCGTCCTCGCCTGGCGCCAGGAGACCGGCGCCGACCTGGCCAAGGTCAACGTCAACGGCGGCGCCATCGCCCTCGGCCACCCGCTCGGGGCCAGCGGCACCCGGCTGACGACGACACTGGTCCACGCGATGCGCGAGCGGGGCGCCCGCTACGGCCTCCAGACGATGTGCGAGGCGGGCGGGCTGGCGAACGCGATGATCCTGGAATCGGTGTAG
- a CDS encoding TVP38/TMEM64 family protein, giving the protein MLDATTRSGGTALASPQAVVTTELAVATAPVSFAARCTRALLSPWSRLSLLGVLLASALVAMLLFEPQRLLADGLPSQLGGAAATVVFAVAYGLCTVAFVPRPLLNLGAGALFGSQLGLGAALAGTVLGAGLAFGLGRILGQEALRPLLRGRWLKAADGQLSRHGFRSMLAVRLFPGVPFWAANYCAAVSRMGYVPFLLATALGSIPNTAAYVVAGARASAPTSPAFLIALACIAVPALAGVVVAWRKRHHLRGH; this is encoded by the coding sequence ATGCTCGATGCCACCACCCGCTCTGGGGGCACCGCCTTGGCCTCTCCCCAGGCCGTCGTCACCACGGAGCTCGCCGTCGCCACCGCGCCCGTGAGCTTCGCCGCGCGCTGCACGAGAGCACTGCTCTCGCCCTGGTCGCGGCTGTCCCTGCTGGGCGTGCTGCTCGCCTCGGCCCTGGTCGCCATGCTGCTGTTCGAACCACAGCGGCTGCTGGCGGACGGCCTGCCGTCCCAGCTGGGCGGAGCCGCGGCGACGGTGGTGTTCGCGGTGGCGTACGGACTGTGCACGGTGGCGTTCGTGCCCCGGCCGCTGCTCAATCTCGGGGCGGGCGCGCTCTTCGGCTCCCAGCTGGGTCTCGGCGCCGCCCTCGCGGGCACGGTGCTCGGGGCGGGGCTCGCCTTCGGGCTCGGCCGGATCCTCGGCCAGGAGGCGCTGCGCCCGCTGCTGCGGGGCCGCTGGCTGAAGGCGGCGGACGGGCAGCTCTCCCGGCACGGCTTCCGCTCGATGCTGGCGGTGCGGCTGTTCCCCGGGGTGCCGTTCTGGGCGGCGAACTACTGCGCCGCCGTCTCCCGCATGGGGTACGTGCCGTTCCTGCTCGCGACGGCGCTCGGTTCGATCCCGAACACCGCCGCCTACGTCGTGGCCGGCGCCCGTGCCTCGGCGCCGACCTCCCCGGCCTTCCTGATCGCGCTGGCCTGCATCGCCGTACCCGCGCTCGCGGGCGTGGTGGTGGCCTGGCGGAAGCGGCACCACCTGCGCGGGCACTGA
- a CDS encoding DNA alkylation repair protein, with translation MSVTGAGTLDVPDSALADTLLDRLTAAYGAAADPERAGSMRAYMKDVAPFLGLTTPLRRALSRTVLEGTPKPDEADCTAVALRCWRLPEREYQYFAVDYLRRHAGRCSSAFLPVTRHLVSTVPWWDTVDLLAAHVVGALVAADPKLTADMDAWSADQDLWIARTALLHQLRYKEHTDAERLFTYCLRQSAHPDFFIRKAIGWALREYAKTDPAAVRDFLARENGRFAPLSVREALKNIGA, from the coding sequence ATGAGCGTGACAGGCGCGGGAACCCTGGACGTCCCCGACAGCGCCCTCGCCGACACTCTGCTGGACCGGCTCACCGCCGCCTACGGCGCCGCGGCCGACCCGGAGCGCGCCGGGTCCATGCGGGCGTACATGAAGGACGTGGCCCCCTTTCTCGGTCTCACCACGCCGCTCCGTCGCGCTCTGTCCCGCACGGTGCTGGAGGGCACGCCGAAGCCGGACGAGGCCGACTGCACGGCCGTCGCGCTGCGCTGCTGGCGGCTGCCCGAGCGGGAGTACCAGTACTTCGCCGTGGACTATCTGCGCCGCCACGCCGGACGCTGCTCCTCCGCCTTCCTGCCGGTGACCCGGCACCTGGTCTCCACGGTCCCCTGGTGGGACACCGTCGACCTGCTCGCCGCCCATGTCGTCGGCGCCCTCGTCGCCGCGGACCCCAAGCTCACCGCCGACATGGACGCCTGGAGCGCGGACCAGGACCTCTGGATCGCCCGCACCGCCCTGCTCCACCAGCTCCGCTACAAGGAACACACCGACGCCGAGCGCCTCTTCACCTACTGCCTGCGCCAGTCCGCACACCCGGACTTCTTCATCCGCAAGGCGATCGGCTGGGCCCTGCGCGAGTACGCCAAGACCGACCCGGCGGCCGTACGGGACTTCCTCGCGCGGGAGAACGGACGCTTCGCGCCCCTGTCGGTGCGCGAAGCACTCAAGAACATCGGCGCCTGA
- the tuf gene encoding elongation factor Tu encodes MSKTAYVRTKPHLNIGTMGHVDHGKTTLTAAITKVLAERGSGTFVPFDRIDRAPEEAARGITINIAHVEYETDTRHYAHVDMPGHADYVKNMVTGAAQLDGAILVVSALDGIMPQTAEHVLLARQVGVDHVVVALNKADAADEELVELVELEVRDLLTAHGYGGDTAPVVRVSGLRALEGDPKWTAAVEALLDAVDTYVPMPERYVDAPFLLPVENVLTITGRGTVVTGAVERGTVRVGDRVDVLGAGLETVVTGVETFGKPMEEAQAGDNVALLLRGVPRDAVRRGHVVAAPGSVEPRRRFTAQVYVLSAREGGRATPVSSGYRPQFYIRTADVVGDIDLGEVAVARPGETVAMTVELGREVPLEPGLGFAIREGGRTVGAGTVTAVV; translated from the coding sequence ATGTCCAAGACGGCTTACGTCCGCACCAAACCGCATCTCAACATCGGCACCATGGGCCATGTCGACCACGGCAAGACCACCCTGACCGCCGCCATCACCAAAGTCCTCGCCGAGCGCGGCTCCGGCACGTTCGTCCCGTTCGACCGTATCGACCGGGCGCCGGAGGAGGCCGCGCGCGGCATCACCATCAACATCGCGCACGTCGAGTACGAGACCGACACCCGGCACTACGCGCACGTCGACATGCCGGGCCACGCCGACTACGTCAAGAACATGGTCACCGGCGCCGCGCAGCTCGACGGGGCGATCCTCGTCGTCTCCGCGCTCGACGGGATCATGCCGCAGACCGCCGAACACGTGCTGCTCGCCCGGCAGGTGGGCGTCGACCACGTGGTCGTGGCGCTGAACAAGGCGGACGCGGCGGACGAGGAGCTGGTCGAACTCGTCGAGCTGGAGGTCCGCGACCTGCTCACCGCGCACGGGTACGGGGGCGACACGGCGCCTGTCGTGCGGGTCTCGGGGCTTCGCGCGCTGGAGGGGGACCCGAAGTGGACGGCCGCCGTCGAGGCGCTGCTGGACGCGGTGGACACGTACGTCCCCATGCCGGAGCGGTATGTGGACGCGCCGTTCCTGTTGCCCGTCGAGAACGTGCTGACCATCACCGGTCGGGGGACCGTCGTCACGGGCGCCGTCGAGCGGGGCACGGTGCGGGTCGGTGACCGGGTCGATGTGCTCGGGGCCGGCCTGGAGACCGTCGTCACCGGTGTCGAGACCTTCGGGAAGCCGATGGAGGAGGCGCAGGCCGGGGACAACGTGGCGCTGCTGCTGCGGGGGGTGCCTCGGGACGCGGTCCGGCGTGGGCATGTTGTCGCGGCGCCGGGGAGTGTGGAGCCACGGCGGCGGTTCACGGCGCAGGTCTATGTGTTGTCGGCGCGTGAAGGTGGGCGTGCGACGCCGGTTTCCTCCGGTTATCGGCCGCAGTTCTATATCCGTACGGCGGATGTGGTCGGGGACATCGATCTGGGGGAGGTCGCGGTGGCCCGGCCCGGGGAGACGGTCGCGATGACTGTTGAGCTGGGGCGGGAGGTTCCGCTGGAGCCGGGGCTCGGGTTCGCCATCCGTGAAGGGGGACGGACTGTCGGGGCGGGGACTGTGACAGCCGTGGTGTGA
- a CDS encoding spermidine synthase yields MNEAIPVSRAVDHGFAKLMPDVDRERAWLLTVDGAPQSYVDLDEPTHLEFEYARRLGHVLDVVAEPGTALDVLHLGGGALTLPRYVDATRPGSRQDVVEADRGLLELVVEQLPVPEGIRLHPGDARAWLEAAPDDFADVLVADVFGGSRVPAQFTSLAYAREAERVVRGTGVYLANLADAAPFAFLRSQLATFAAVFEELALIAEPGVLRGRRFGNAVLVASHQPVDLAALTRLTASDAFPARVEHGPGLREFIGGARPVRDEDAVPSPEPPDGAFSIG; encoded by the coding sequence GTGAACGAAGCTATCCCCGTCAGCCGTGCCGTCGATCACGGCTTCGCCAAGCTCATGCCCGATGTCGATCGGGAACGCGCCTGGCTGTTGACCGTCGACGGGGCTCCGCAGTCCTATGTCGATCTCGACGAACCGACTCATCTCGAGTTCGAGTACGCGCGGCGGCTCGGGCACGTGCTGGATGTCGTCGCGGAGCCGGGAACCGCCCTGGATGTGCTGCATCTCGGAGGTGGGGCGCTGACTCTGCCGCGGTATGTCGACGCCACCCGGCCCGGTTCACGGCAGGACGTCGTCGAGGCCGATCGGGGGCTGCTGGAGCTGGTCGTCGAGCAGCTGCCGGTGCCTGAGGGGATTCGGCTGCACCCTGGGGACGCGCGTGCCTGGCTGGAGGCGGCGCCCGATGACTTCGCCGATGTGCTCGTCGCCGATGTCTTCGGGGGATCCCGGGTTCCGGCGCAGTTCACCTCCCTCGCCTACGCTCGGGAGGCCGAGCGGGTGGTGCGCGGGACCGGCGTCTACCTCGCCAATCTGGCCGACGCCGCGCCCTTCGCCTTCCTGCGGTCCCAATTGGCCACCTTCGCGGCCGTGTTCGAGGAGCTGGCGCTGATCGCCGAGCCGGGGGTGCTGCGCGGGCGGCGGTTCGGGAACGCGGTGCTGGTGGCCTCGCACCAGCCGGTCGACCTCGCCGCCCTGACCCGGCTCACCGCCTCCGACGCCTTTCCGGCCCGGGTCGAACACGGGCCGGGGCTACGGGAGTTCATCGGCGGTGCGCGGCCGGTGCGGGACGAGGACGCCGTACCCTCACCCGAGCCCCCGGACGGGGCTTTCAGCATCGGCTGA
- a CDS encoding MFS transporter — MASRPRPGDSREVKPTAPLRRPTWAGRNYSLLTAAAVVTNLGSHGALIAAAFAVLETGGDGGDVGLVAAARTLPLVLFLLIGGAVADRLPRHRVMVAANALNCTSQGAFALLVLTGEPQLWQMMLLTALGGTGHAFFSPAAEGMLLSTVSGEQASRAFAVFRMAMQGAAVGGAALGGAMVAAIGPGWVLAADAVAFAVAGSLRAFLDVGHIAPRAPGGGLLADLREGWREFTGRTWLWAVVVQFSVANAVVAAADAVYGPLVARDHLGGAGPWGLALGFFGAGTVAGALLMTRWKPRRLLLAGTLCVFPLALPSAALAIPTSVGVLCAVMFVTGVTLEVFGVSWMTALHQEIPEDKLSRVAAYDWFGSVALVPLATALAGPAESSFGRTPALWGCAVLIVVMTAAVLCVPDVRNLRRRTKHVTSAAEQPSADAESPVRGLG, encoded by the coding sequence TTGGCAAGTCGGCCCCGCCCCGGTGATAGTCGCGAGGTGAAGCCCACCGCCCCCCTCCGCCGCCCCACCTGGGCGGGCCGCAACTACTCGCTGCTGACCGCCGCCGCGGTCGTCACCAACCTCGGCAGTCACGGCGCGCTCATCGCCGCCGCGTTCGCCGTGCTGGAGACGGGCGGCGACGGCGGCGACGTGGGCCTGGTGGCGGCGGCCCGCACCCTGCCGCTGGTGCTGTTCCTGCTGATCGGCGGCGCGGTCGCGGACCGGCTGCCCCGGCACCGGGTGATGGTCGCGGCCAACGCCCTGAACTGCACGTCCCAGGGTGCCTTCGCGCTGCTGGTGCTGACCGGCGAGCCGCAGCTGTGGCAGATGATGCTGCTCACCGCGCTCGGCGGCACCGGCCACGCGTTCTTCTCCCCCGCCGCCGAGGGCATGCTGCTGTCCACGGTGAGCGGCGAGCAGGCCAGCCGCGCCTTCGCGGTCTTCCGGATGGCCATGCAGGGCGCGGCGGTGGGCGGCGCCGCCCTCGGCGGTGCGATGGTCGCCGCGATCGGTCCCGGCTGGGTGCTCGCGGCGGACGCGGTCGCCTTCGCCGTCGCCGGATCGCTGCGCGCCTTCCTCGACGTCGGTCACATCGCGCCACGCGCCCCGGGCGGCGGCCTCCTCGCCGACCTCCGCGAGGGCTGGCGGGAGTTCACCGGCCGGACCTGGCTGTGGGCGGTCGTCGTGCAGTTCTCCGTCGCGAACGCCGTGGTGGCCGCCGCGGACGCGGTCTACGGCCCGCTCGTCGCCCGGGACCACCTGGGCGGCGCCGGACCCTGGGGCCTGGCGCTCGGCTTCTTCGGCGCGGGCACGGTCGCGGGCGCCCTGCTGATGACCCGCTGGAAGCCGCGCCGACTGCTGCTCGCCGGCACCCTGTGCGTCTTCCCGCTGGCCCTGCCCTCCGCCGCCCTCGCGATCCCGACCTCGGTAGGGGTCCTGTGCGCGGTGATGTTCGTCACCGGCGTGACCCTGGAGGTCTTCGGCGTCAGCTGGATGACCGCCCTCCACCAGGAGATCCCGGAGGACAAGCTCTCCCGGGTCGCCGCCTACGACTGGTTCGGCTCGGTCGCCCTGGTGCCGCTGGCGACCGCTCTCGCGGGCCCGGCGGAGTCGTCGTTCGGCCGGACCCCGGCACTGTGGGGCTGCGCCGTGCTGATCGTCGTGATGACGGCGGCCGTGCTGTGCGTCCCGGACGTACGGAACCTGCGCCGCCGTACAAAACACGTCACGTCGGCCGCCGAACAGCCCTCAGCCGATGCTGAAAGCCCCGTCCGGGGGCTCGGGTGA